In Pseudomonas sp. ADAK18, a single window of DNA contains:
- a CDS encoding FAD-dependent monooxygenase: protein MTVIYDVVIAGAGPVGLFLACELRLAKRSVLVLEQAEDPHSPLKRLPFGMRGLWTPTLEAFYRRGMLDDLAMSQPVKVDSGSRAQPARGPAGHFAGIVFDHDLIDTSQWPYYLPGSHVTHMACDMEQIESVLAARAGAMGVEIRRGLGVEAFEQLDTDVVIRAGGETFRARWLVGCDGGRSTVRKVGGFEFLGTDPEFTGYSVQVEMADPEKLRPGRHYTPMGMYSLTPPGTLAMVDFDGGAFHRTQPITLEHVQTVLHRIAGVDVSLTALKQASTWTDRACQATTYRKGRVLLAGDAAHIHSPLGGQGLNLGFGDAMNLGWKLTATLRGDAPPGLLDSYSNERCPVGAQVLDWSRAQVALMRPSRNSRALEAIIRDLIDTRDGATYFAERVWGISLRYDLGSSHPLVGRSASDFALEDGTKLGERLRAGRALLLDFDSSAPLQALVNQWSDRITYVASDAKERLGLSALLVRPDGIVAWVSEADADLEAVAEVAARWFGEPV from the coding sequence GTGACTGTGATCTATGATGTCGTGATTGCCGGTGCCGGCCCGGTCGGTTTGTTTCTCGCCTGTGAGCTGCGCCTCGCCAAGCGGTCGGTGTTGGTGTTGGAGCAAGCCGAGGATCCGCATTCCCCGTTGAAGCGGCTGCCATTCGGCATGCGCGGTCTTTGGACGCCTACCCTCGAGGCCTTCTACCGTCGTGGGATGTTGGATGACCTTGCGATGTCGCAACCCGTGAAAGTGGACTCGGGCAGTCGCGCACAACCGGCACGCGGCCCGGCCGGTCATTTCGCTGGCATTGTGTTCGACCACGACCTTATCGACACTTCGCAATGGCCCTATTATTTGCCAGGCTCCCATGTGACCCATATGGCCTGTGATATGGAGCAGATTGAATCCGTCCTGGCTGCTCGCGCTGGTGCGATGGGGGTCGAGATCAGGCGTGGCCTGGGGGTTGAAGCGTTCGAGCAATTGGACACGGACGTGGTCATCCGCGCCGGTGGTGAGACGTTCCGCGCACGCTGGCTCGTGGGGTGTGATGGCGGTCGCAGTACGGTACGTAAGGTCGGCGGTTTTGAATTTCTTGGCACCGATCCGGAGTTCACCGGCTATTCCGTTCAAGTCGAGATGGCCGACCCTGAGAAACTCCGCCCGGGCCGCCACTACACGCCCATGGGCATGTATTCCCTGACGCCGCCCGGGACCCTCGCCATGGTCGATTTCGACGGTGGGGCTTTCCATCGAACGCAGCCGATCACGCTCGAACACGTGCAGACGGTGTTGCACCGTATCGCCGGCGTCGATGTCAGCTTGACGGCGCTCAAGCAGGCCAGTACCTGGACCGATCGCGCCTGCCAGGCGACGACCTACCGCAAAGGGCGGGTGCTGCTCGCTGGCGATGCCGCGCATATCCATTCCCCTTTGGGCGGCCAAGGGCTCAACCTCGGGTTTGGCGATGCGATGAACCTGGGCTGGAAGCTGACGGCTACGCTGCGTGGCGATGCTCCGCCCGGTCTGCTGGACAGCTATTCAAACGAGCGCTGTCCTGTGGGCGCACAAGTCCTTGACTGGTCACGCGCCCAAGTTGCGCTGATGCGGCCGAGCCGCAATTCGCGGGCGCTTGAAGCCATCATCCGTGACCTAATCGACACGCGCGACGGCGCCACCTACTTTGCCGAGCGTGTGTGGGGTATTTCCTTGCGCTATGACTTGGGCAGCAGCCACCCACTGGTCGGCCGCAGCGCGTCCGACTTCGCGCTGGAGGACGGGACGAAGCTGGGCGAACGGCTGAGGGCGGGGAGAGCGCTGTTGCTGGATTTCGACAGCAGCGCGCCGCTTCAAGCGTTGGTGAACCAATGGAGTGATCGGATTACCTATGTCGCCAGTGATGCCAAGGAGCGGCTGGGATTGAGCGCACTGCTTGTAAGGCCGGATGGCATTGTTGCCTGGGTGAGTGAGGCGGATGCTGATCTTGAGGCAGTTGCCGAAGTGGCAGCGCGATGGTTCGGTGAACCGGTGTGA